The following nucleotide sequence is from Myxococcus guangdongensis.
TCGTTGTCCCTCCAGGGGGACGGGACGGTGTGGGCGTGGGGGGCGAACGGCTCGGGACAGCTGGGTGACGGCAGCTTCGTCCACCGCGCGTCGCCGGTGCAGGTGTCGGGCGTGACGGACGCGGTCGCCATCGCGGCCGGCGCGGACTTCTCGCTCGCGCTGGATGTCTACGGGATGGTGTACGCGTGGGGGAACAATTCGTGGGGGCAGCTCGGGGACGGTTCCATCTCCCACCGCAACTACGCCGACTACGTCCAGGAGCTCTACATGGTCACGCGCATCGCGGCGGGGGACACGCATGCGCTGGCGGTGCGGACGGATGGCGCGGTGCACTCCTGGGGCACCAACACCTTCGGCGAGGCGGGGACGGGCTCCGTGGGTGGCTACAACGAGTGGCCCGTGATGGTGCGGACGCAGGCGGCCGCGGTGACGGTGGCGGCGGGCAGGAACTTCAGCGTCGCGGTGCTCGCGGGAGGCTCGGTCTGGTCCTGGGGACGCAACGACTTCGGCCAGCTGGGGGATGGGAGCACGGTGGCGCAGCGGACGTTGCCGGTGAACGTCCCCATGATTGCCGCGTCGGCCGTGGCCGCGGGGGCAGGGCACGCGCATTCGCTGCGGGCGGGAAGTGTGTGGGCCTGGGGTGACAGCGCGTCAGGACAGCTGGGCACGGGGCTGTCGACGATTCGGGCCTCGCCCGTGAAGGTCTGGTAGCGCGCCGCGCCTCACGCGACACGGGAGGGCGACTTGCGCCCTCTCACGAGAACTCCGCGCCCGGGTGGGCCCGGATGCAGCGAGTACGTCGTCGGGCAGTCTGAACCGGGGGTGTCCCATGGAACGTGTCGCGAGGCGTGTGTCTGGAGTCCTGCTGTGCCTGTTGTGGTGGGCGGGCTGTGCCGAGCCCGGTGCGTCCTCCTTCTCCGGCGAGCTCGGCACCCTGCGCGCCAGGGAGGGCGCGTCCCGGCAGGGCTCGGTGCTGGCGGGGCGGCACCACACGCTGGTGCTGAGGTCGGATGGCACCGTGTGGGCGTGGGGCGGCAACACCTTCGGCCAGCTCGGCAACAACTCGACCCGCCCCAACCCGATGCCCACGCGCGTCTGGCGCCTGTCGAGCATCCGCGCGATTGGCGTGGGGGAGCAGCACTCGCTCGCGCTGGGCGGGGACGGCACGGTGTGGGCGTGGGGTTGGAACAACAACGGGCAGCTGGGCGACGGGACGACGACGTCCCGCTCGGTGCCCACGCGAATCCCGAACCTGACGAACGTGATCGCCATCGCCGCCGGATTCACCCACTCGATGGTGCTCAAGTCGGACGGCACCGTCTGGGCGTGGGGCCTGAACGCGACGGGACAGCTCGGCGATGGAACGACGACGCGCAGGCTCGTCCCCGTGCAGGTGCAGGGGCTGACGAGCGCGGCGGCCATCGCCGCGGGCAACTCGCACTCGTTGGCGCTGACGACGGATGGGCGACTGTTGACCTGGGGGAGCAACGCCGATGGTCAGCTCGGCACCGGCAACCAGACGCACCGCTCGCTCCCGGGCGCGTTGGTGGGCATGACGAACGTGTCCGCGCTGTCGGGCGGAGGCTCGCACTCGATGGTGCTGAAGACGGACGGCACCGTGTGGGTCTGGGGGAAGAACGATGATGGCCAGCTGGGCCTGGGCAACACCACCGCGAGCCTGGTGCCGGTGCAGGTGCCGGGTCTCACGAGCGTCGCGGCGGTGGTGGGGGGCGGGCAGCACTCGGTGGCGCTGAAGGCGGACGGCACGGTGTGGGCGTGGGGCAGCAACATCCGCGCGCAACTGGGCGACGGGACACAGACGCAGCGGCTGGCGCCGTTCCAGGTGCCGGGCCTGACGGGCGTGCTGGGCGTGTCCGCGGGAGGCGGGCAGCACTCGGTGGCGGTGAAGGCGAGCGGCGAGGTGTGGACGTGGGGCTCCAACTCCGACGGCCAATGTGGCGACGGGACGTACTTGATGAAGCTGGTGCCCACGCTGACGCGCGGCCTGCTGGAGCGCGCGGGGGCGTCCGCGGGGGAGGGCTCCTCGCTGGCCATCAAGGAGGACGGCACCGCGTGGGGGTGGGGGATGAACGCCCAGTCCCAGCTCGGCGACGGCACGAATGTGTCGCGTCGGTTGCCGGTGCGGGTGGGGACGCTCACGCAGGTGGCGTCGGTCGCCTCCGGGGCGTTCCACTCACTGGCGCTGAAGGAGGACGGCGCGGTGTTCGGCTGGGGCGCGAACGGCTGGGGCGCCGTCGGGGACGGGAGCCTGGTCAATCGCACGCAACCGGTGCGGGTGGGGCAGGGCACCCTGGTGGCCTCGGCGGTGGCGGTGGGGGCGTACCATTCGCTGGCGCTGGGCGTGGATGGGACCGTCTTCGCGTGGGGGGACAACAGCGTGGGGCAGCTGGGCGACGGGAGCGACGTCACGCCCACGCAGACCACGCCCACCCGGGTGCCGGACCTGGACCGCGTCGTCTCCGTGGCCGCGGGCCTGGAGCACTCGCTCGCCTTGAAGGCGGACGGCACCGTCTGGGTGTGGGGCCGACAGGACACGTGCGAGGACGTGGGGGGCGAGGCGGTGGCGGTGCGCACGCCGCGCCAGGTGCCGGGGTTGACGGACGTGGTGGCGGTGGGCGCGGGGCTCTGTCATTCGATGGCCCTGCGCGCGGATGGCACCGTCTGGGCCTGGGGAAGCAATGACCAGGGACAGCTGGGGGATGGGGGCCTCACCGCGCGGATGACGCCCGCCCAGGTGACGGGGCTCACCGGCGTGGTGTCCCTCTCCGTGGGCCCGCGCCAGGCCCTGGTGCTCAAGCAGGATGGCGGTGTGTGGGGGTGGGGGAGCAATCCCCTGGGCCAGCTGGGGGCGGGCCTGTCCGCCCCGCGCCTGGCGCCCGCGCTGGTGCCCGCGCTGACGGGCGTGAGGTCGCTGTCCTCGGGGGCCACGCACACGCTGGCGCTCAAGGAGGACGGCACGCTCTGGGCCTGGGGCGGCAATGGCGATGGGCAGCTGGGCATCGGCGCGGTGGACTGGCAGCTGACGCCGACCCGCTCGGGCCTCGTGGCCTCGCGAGGCGTGGCCGCCGCGTCCCGGCACTCGCTCGTCGTCGCGCTGGACGGCAGCGTGCAGGGCACGGGGGCCAACGACTCCGGGCAGTTGGGTGACGGCAGCCTGGTGACGCGCGCGGACCCGGTGGCCGTGACGGGGCTGACGGAGATTCGCGCCGTCGCCGGAGGCCCCGGGCACACGCTCGCCCTGAAGACGGATGGCCGCGTCTACTCCTGGGGCGCGAACCTGGAGGGCGAGCTGGGGGATGGCACGACGACGCCCCGGACGCAGGCCACGCAGTTGCCGACGCTCGCGGGCGTGTTGTCCATCGCGGTGGGCAGCCGTCACTCGCTGGCGCTGCAGGGCGACGGCACCGTGGTGGCCTGGGGCGCGAACCTCCAGGGGCAGTTGGGCGACGGGACGACGGTGTCCCGGAGGGCCCCCGTGCGCGTGCTGAACCTGTCGGGCGTGGCGGCCATCGCCGCGGGAGATGGCTTCTCGCTGGCGCTCAAGCACGACGGCACGGTGTGGTCCTGGGGCGGCAACTCCCTGGGACAGCTCGGCGACAACTCCACCCAGCGCAGGCTGGAGCCGGTGGCGGTTGCCGGCCTCACGGGCGTCACGGCGGTGGCGGCCGGGCGCACGCATGCGCTCGCGCTCAAGGGGGACGCGACGCTCTGGGCGTGGGGCTCCAACACCTATGGCGAGTTGGGAGACAACACCCAGACGCGGAGGCTCGCGCCCGTCCTGGTGAACACCCTGGCGGGCGTCACCACGTTGAGCGCCGGTGAGCATCACAGCCTCGCGGTGACCACCGGAGGCAAGGTCTGGGGCTGGGGCCGCAACCAGCACGCCCAGGTGGGCAACGGGGTGAAGTCCAACTGGCAGAAGCTGCCCGTGCAGGTGCCCGGGCTCACCGGCGCGGTGGCGGTGTCGGGCGGCGGGGAGCACTCGCTCGCCGTGCTCTCGGACCGCGGCGTCTGGGCCTGGGGCAACAGCATCCAGGGCCAGCTGGGCACCGGCATGGTGGGCTTCCGCGTGGCGCCCGTGCAGGTCTGGTAGCGGCCCACACGGACGACGGCCCGCTCGCGTGAGTCCATCGCGAGCGGGCCGGGTGGGACGTGCGAGTGGGAGGGGACTACTTCGCCTTGCCGAACTCGCGGCTGGCGATGACACCCTGCACCTCGGCGAGGGCGCGAGCGCCGGAGGCGGACTCGAGCGCCTTCTCCGCGATGGCCTGCACCTGGCGCTTGGCCTCGGCCAGCTCCGTCTGGAGCACCTGGAGGGCCTGGGCCTGCTTCGTGCTGGTCTCCTTGAGCGAGGCAATCTCCATGCTGGCCACCTTCTGCGCCGTCTCCGCGTCCTTGTTGGCGAGCGTCAGCTTCAGCTCCCAGTCCGCCTTGACGCGATTGCCCACGATGGCCGCGGCCGTGTCGGCCTCCTTCTTCAGCTGCGCGGGGAACTCGGACACCTGCTTGCGCAAATCCTCCAGCTCCTTCTCCCTCGACTTCAGCTGCTCCTCGCGGCCGGCCCAGTCCTTCTCCAGCTTCTCCTTGCGGTCTCTCTCCGTGGCCGCCTGCACGCGCAGCCCTTCGGCGAACGCGTCCTGCTCCTTCTTGCGCTGCACCGTCACGTCGTAGGCGTACTGCTCCTCGGCGCGCGCGCGAGCCAGCGCCGCCGCCGCCTTCTCCGTGGCCGCCTCCGAGGCCGCCCGCTCACGCGTCTCCTCGATGTCCTTCTGGAGCAGCTCCATCTCCTCCTGGAGCTGGGCCTTGCGCACGTCGTACTCCGCCACCAGCACGTCCACGGCGCTGGCCGCCACGTCCTTGCCATGCAGCTCCGTCAGCTCCTCCGTCTTCAGGCGGATGGCCTCGTCCAGCTGCTTCATCTCCTCCACCAGCGCGATGACCTGCTCGTTGATGCCCGCCAGCGTCTTGCCGATGGTGAGCCCCGCCTCGGTGACCTTCTTCACCGCGGACTCGGCCGACAGGTTGGACACGTCCGCGAGCACGTCGCGCGCGTGCGCGTCACGGGCCTCCTGCTCCTTGGCCGGGACGACGGGCTTGTTGCGCGCCTTGCGAGCCAGGTCCTCGAAGGCCGCCTTGGTGGACTCCGAGGAGCGGTTGCGGGAGACGGACTTGCGGGACTTGGACTTGGTGGAAGCCATGTGACTCTCCAGGTAGGGCACGGCCAGGCGGGCCGCGTTGGCTCGCGAATGGCGTGAGGGTTTCGTGGGATTCGTGGTCCCCTTCTCGGGCGACCATGTGAAAAGAGTACCTGGAGGGTCTGACACGGTTGGCTGGGTTCCAGGCGTGCCTCCGGGGGCCGGGAAAGGGCTCCTGGGAGCCCCAAGAAGCCACGCCGGGCTTGTCCTCGGGGCCGGGGGGCGGCTAACTCCCGGCCCAGACTCCGCTCAAGGGAGAGCGTCAATGCAGGTCGTCAGTGTGAAGCAGGTCCTCGCCGGCGCGGTGGAGGCAGGGACGAAGGTGGAGGTCCGTGGCTGGGTGCGCACCCGGCGCGACTCGAAGGCGGGCATCAGCTTCGTCAATGTGAGCGATGGCTCGGTGTTCGACCCCCTCCAGGTGGTCGCCCCCAACTCGCTGCCCAACTACGAGAAGGAGATCCTCCGCCTCACCGCGGGCGCCTCTGTCGTCTGCCGCGGCACGCTGGTGAAGTCCCAGGGCAAGGGGCAGGCCTTCGAGGTCCAGGCGGACGAGGTCCAGGTGCTGGGCCTGGTGGACGACCCGGACACCTATCCCATCCAGCCCAAGCAGCACACGCTGGAGTTCCTGCGCGACGTGGCGCACCTGCGCGTGCGCACCAACACGTTCAGCTCGATTACGCGCGTGCGCCACCGCGCGGCGCAGGCGGTGCACCGCTTCTTCGACCAGGAGGGGTTCTTCTGGGTCAACACGCCCATCATCACCGCGAGCGACGCGGAGGGCGCCGGGCAGATGTTCCGCGTGTCCACGCTGGACGCGGTCAATCCGCCGCGCACGCCCGAGGGCAAGATTGACTGGCACAAGGACTTCTTCGGCAAGGAGGCGTACCTCACCGTCTCCGGCCAGCTCAACGTGGAGGCCTACGCCATGGCCATGTCGAAGGTGTACACCTTCGGCCCCACGTTCCGCGCGGAGAACTCCAACACCACGCGCCACCTGGCTGAGTTCTGGATGATTGAGCCGGAGATCGCCTTCGCGGACCTCAACGCGGACGCGGACCTGGCCGAGCGCTTCCTCAAGTATGTCTTCAAGGCGGTGCTGGAGGACTGCGGCCCCGACTTCAAGTTCTTCGAGGAGCGCGTGCAGAAGGGCGTCACGGAGCGGCTGGAGAAGTTCATCCACTCGAGCTTCGAGCGCATCGACTACACGGATGCGATTGAAATCCTCAAGAAGGCGAAGAAGAAGTTCGAGTACGCGCCGGAGTGGGGCAAGGATTTGCAGACGGAGCACGAGCGCTACCTGTCCGAGGAGCACGTGGGCCGGCCCGTCGTCGTGATGAACTACCCGGAGGCCATCAAGGCCTTCTACATGCGCATCAACGAGGACGGGAAGACGGTGGCGGCCATGGACGTGCTGGCCCCGGGCATCGGCGAAATCATCGGCGGCAGCCAGCGCGAGGAGCGGCTGGATGTGCTGGATGAGCGCATGAAGCGCTTCGGCCTGGAGCCGTCGCATTACGAGTGGTACCGCGACCTGCGTCGCTACGGCACGGTGCCGCACGCGGGCTTCGGGCTCGGGTTCGAGCGGCTCATCGTCTACATGTGCGGCCTGCAGAACATCCGCGACGCCATTCCGTACCCGCGCGTGCCGGGCTCGGCGCAGTTCTAGGCGCGGGCGTGTCTCCGGTGGGCGGAGTCGCTCCGCCCACCGTTTCCACTCACGGCAGCTGGGACTGGAGCGCGGGCCAGCGGGTGCGGACCCACTGGCGCACGTACTCCAGCTCCTGCTCGTAGGTGTTGAAGTCGGTGCGCTGGTACCAGTTGGGGAAGTTGCCGGCGCCCACGCTGCCGGGGGCGCCCAGGGCGCGGTACTCCAGCTCCCACTTCGCCCAGTCGCGCTTCGCCACGGCGGACGTCTCGCGCTCGTAGACGTCGATGAGGGCGAGCACCGTCTCCAGCTTCACCTCGTTCTTCAGCAGCGAGCGGTAGCGCTCGTGCATGGGCCCGGAGAACGTCGGGTCCGCGAGCAGGCGCGCGAAGATGCGATTGGTGTTGGCGAAGTTGGAGCGCGTCGTCGGCGAGGTGCGCGTGGTGTCGAAGTTCTGGCCGAAGCTCGCGTCCAGGTCCCACGGGATGAAGCGCCAGGGGCCCTTCGTGTTCGGGTCATACGCGTGATAGGCGTTCTTCGAGTGCGAGTCGGTGCCGTGGATGAGCGTGTTGAAGATCCACCAGTTCTCGTAGTCCTTCAGGCTGGCGCGCTGGGGGAACTGGGTGCGGAAGGTGGTGTCATCCGAGTCCGCGACGAAGCCGATGAAGGCCTCCAGGGTGTCCCAGGCGTGGGGCTGGCCCATCTCGGGCTCGCCGACCTTCTTCTCGAAGCCCTCGCGCAGTGAGGCCTTGGGCGTGCCGTCGCGGCGGGTGCGGGAGAAGTTGGCGTCGTTCTCCACGGCCTTGAACAAGTCGGAGTCCTTGTCCATGCCGTGGTCGGCCATCAGCCGTTTGTGAGGCAGGTCCGCCACGGTGTAGAGGCCGAGGTAGCGGTTGTTGGCGTACAGCACGGCGCTGTAGGTGCGCACGCGGATGTTGTCGGGAGAGATGCGGCTCCACAGGTCGAACGCGAGCCGGGTGCGCACGTACGAGTTGTCATTGAACGTGGTGACGAGGGCGACGCGCTTCTTGTCGAGGAAGCCGTCGCCGTAGACGGTTTCGTCGAAGAGGTCGTCGTCGGAGAACTTGAAGGTGAAGCTGCGCTTGGGGAAGGCGCCGGAGGTGGCGCCGCGGTACTTGGCCTCCACCTGGTAGGTGCGGCCCCGGTAGACGAGCTTGGCGCCCTTGTAGCTGCCCGAGGTGAGGGGCGGCTCATAGGTGAGGTGGAAGACGGGCAGGCCGTACTCCTCGGTGTACTTCGAGGGGTCGACGATGGCCACGTTGCCCGGGCCGCCGTTGTTTTCGGCGACGCCGACCTTGAGGGTGCCTGTCTCGTTGGTGGAGCGCTCGCGCAGCACGAGGTTCCACACGGCCGCCTGGTCCCTGCCGGTCGTCCAGCGCAGCGTGGCGGTGGTCTCATCGAAGGTGGCGCCGGTGGGCAGGTTGTCCACGGTGAAGCGCACCGCGGGACCGGTGTGACCGGTGGAGCACGTCACGGTGGCGGACACTGGCTGGCCCTCGGTGACCCACTGCGCCTCGCCCGCGGTGGGGGCGCAGACGGTGGGCGCGGGGCCGGCGTCGGGAGTGCCCGCGTCGGCAGGTGGAGGTCCGCCGGCGTCGGGGATGCCCGCGTCCGGTCCGGGCTCTCCCGTGGAGGGACCCGCGTCGGGGTCTCCGGAGGGAGCCCGGTCGGGCGGTTGATCCTCGGGACCGGGGGGACTGCCGCCCCCGCAGGCCACCATCAGACTCACGACACACGCCAGTACGACGCTCGACACGCTTTTCCGGGCCACCGTGTTGCTCCTCCGCCTCCCGCCAACCCCGTTGGGCTCGAAGGAATAGGCATCCGGAGGAGCGCTGACAGGCCCCCTGTCACGGACGTGTGTCGTCCGGTGGACGGGGGCCTCATCTCCGGCCCGGTGGGAATCGGGCCGGAGGTGGCTCGATGAGGGTCGAGGTGGCCGGTCGTCAGTCGAGAATCAGCTGATAGGGGAGGGACATGGAGGGACCTCCATCCTTCCTCATCAGGAGATGATGGACCCCCGAGACCTGGGGCGTGAAGCCACCGCTGACGTCGACGGGAACTGGCTGGCCCGTGGGGGCCAGGACCTGGATGGCCTGCGGGGAGCCTGGTGCATTCGTCCGACGCGGCTGGCCCGCGGGGAGATCGACCGCGAAGACGTCCACGTCGTAGAGCGACTCCAGCACGCCCATGAGCCGCAGGGGATAGGTGATGGGCGTGGCATGCCCCACGTCATCCCCATGGTCATCGATGCCGACAACCTCAAGGAGGACCTCATAGGTGAAGCCCTGATTGACGGTGACGTAGATGGGGCCCGTGGAGAGAGGGTCGATGAAGATGCGAGCGGGATCTGCGAGATGGAGACGGCGCACCCACCCCGTGGGGGACTCCAAGGTGACTTCGCACCCGGTGCAGTACAGGTGGTAGAGCGTCTGCTCCTGGGCCTGGAAGACGAAGACATCCTTGTCCTCGCTGCGATGCCGCCAGCCGGAGACAGGTTGTCCGGGGACCAGGAGGGTCGCGGAGGCGGGCGTGTTTCCATGGTCATCGGGTCCCCTGTCGACGGCCTGGATGACGAACGTGCCGGGTTCGCGACTGGAACCGTCGAGTCGCACCTCGAACGTGTACACCGCGCTGTCGGGAGCCTCGTAGGTCAGCGCCCCGAAGCCCACGCTCTGGACGAGCTGCCCCTGGGCATTCCTGAGTTGGAGGAGGGAGCTGGCCGTGCCGCTCGTCCGCTCGAAGCGGTAGATGCGACCCGCCTGGACCGCGAAGGAGAATGCATCCACGTCCGTGCGCGTCTCCAGGTGGCCCGTGAGCACCGTGGTGAGAGACACCGGGGTCGCCACCACCGACGAGTCGCCATGGTCATCGAACCCCAGGTCCTCGAGGGCACAGGAATAGGGGCCAGCGTAGCTGCCATGGGAGAGCTCGACGAAGTAGCCGCCCGTGACGGGCGTCTCGATGGAGACCGTGGTGCCCCGGCCCTGGTTGTAGCTGGAGCCGTCGACGATGACGCCAGCATCGTTTCGCATCAGGAGCGTGGGCCCCGATGACCCGCCCTGGAGCACGTCGCAGGCGAAGCGGTACACGCGCCCCTGCGTCGCGGTGAAGGTGAAGACATCCTGGTCCAAGGCCCCCGACAGCCTTCCCGTGAAGGAGGTGGGAGAGGGCGTCAGCGCCGTGGCGTGCTCCAGCGTGTCCGCATGGTCATCGGTCTCCAGCAGGTCCAGGTGGAGTGTGAAGGAGCTCTGGAGCACCGGGGTGCTCGTCCAGTTCATGGTGACCTCCACGAGGTACGTCCCCGAATGGATGGCATTGAAGGATGCGGTCTGGGTGGGCATGCCCGGCGGGGTGAGGGCCCCCACCGGACTGATGACCTTCACCTGGCATTCGTTGGGCGCCGCCGACTCGCAGCGCACCCGGTAGAAGGCTCCGCGTTGCAAGGGAAGCGCGAAGACGTCGGTGTCGATGCCGTACTCGATGGTCCCCGTGGCCACGTTTCCAGGAGCCCAGGACGAAGCCGAGGTCGCGGTATCCGCATGGTCGTCCATTCCCAGTTCGGTGATCTGACAGGAGTAGGGACCGACGATTTCGGGCATGGGGGAGCGCACGCTGACATAGGCGGTCTCCGTGGCCCTCGCCTTGAAATACAACCCATACCCCGGAGGGTCGAAGACCACGGCGGTGCCGCTCCGCTCATGCTGTGCGTTGTAATAGTAGAAGATCCACCCCGTGGCGGGTGAATCGACGACGCAGTCGAACCGGTAGTAGCGCTGCGCCTGCGCGGTGAAGGAGAAGACATCCTCGTCGGCGCGGAAGTCCAGGGTGCCTGTGATGAGGGTATTTGGGAGGACCGGGGTGGCCTCGCTCGGGGCGTCTCCATGGTCATCCTCGTACAAGCGGGAGTGCTGGCTGGAGACCAGGTCCGGGGGGCTCGAGAGCGGCTCGACGGAATCGCTTCCACAAGCAGCAAGGAACAAGGCGCCGAGCCATGGCAAGAAGCTTCGTGATGATGGGGACAAGGGGCTGTCTCCGCGGAGAGGATTCACCTCTCCAACAACGGTTGTGTCCGGCCCACTGCCAAAACCATACAGGAATGATTCGGGCGGTGGTCGAGGAATCGTGCAATCGAAAGTCAAGCCATCCTCAGGAGCGCCTGGAGATGCTTGCGTCTTGGTCCAGTCTCTGCTTCGGACAGCGGCACGGAGTGGACAGTTTCACCGGGGCATGAATGTGCCGCGGCGTGGAAATCTTCCAGCCAGGGCACGGGGCTGTCCACGTATCCCTCCCATGAAGGACTCCCCCCGTCCCCCTCTCGCCCTGCTGCTCTGGGTCCTCTGGGTGCCGCTGCCCTCCTGGGCCCAATCGCTCCCGACCGCCGGTGGCGAGGCCCGCGCCGTCGAGGTCGACGTCCAGGCCACGGACGCGGGGACCACCATCGCCGCCGAGGACGCCACGCGCCTGGGCCTGGTTCCCGATGGCGGCGCCGTCTCCCTGCTGACGCCCCGCCTCGTGACCGACTCCCCGGTCTCCTGGCCCGAGGGACTGCATGGCGCCCCCAGCGACGTCGGCCTGCTCCTGCGCATCGACGAACAGGGCGCCGTGGCGGAGGTCACCGTGGAGAGGCCCGCCATGCACCCGGAGCTCAACGAGGCCGCCGTCCAGGCCGCGCGCGGCCTGCGCTTCACCCCGGCGAGGCTCGGCGACCGCGCTGTGTCCGTGCGCCTGCCGTACGCCTATCACTTCGAGCCCCCGGCCCCGCTCCTCTTCACCCAGTCCCGCCTGCGCGGCGAGGTCCGCGCCCGAGGCACCCGCGCTCCCCTCGTGGACGCCGCCCTGTTCCTCTCGGACGGCGAAGCGCCCGTCGCCATCACCGACCTGGAAGGACGCTTCGCGCTCGAGCTGCCCCCGGGCACCCACTCGCTCCGCGTGCGCGCCCCGGGCCATCAGCTCGGCACCTTCGAGGAGTCACTCACCTCGGGACAGACGCTCGACGTCATCTACCGCCTCCAGCCCACCCGCGTGAGCCCCTACGAGACCGTGGTCCGCGACACGCGCCCGCGCACCGAGGTGTCTCGCATCACCTTGCAGGAGCAGGAGCTGCGCGAGGTGCCCGGCACTCAAGGCGACCCGTTCAAGGTCATCATGCTCATGCCGGGGGTTGCCAGCGTCGCCTCGGGCCTCGGCTACCCCGTGGTGCGAGGCGGCCAGCCCGCGGCCACCGGCTACTACATCGACGGCGTGCGAGTGCCCATGCTGTACCACCTGCTGTTGGGCCCCGCGGTGGTGCACCCGGAGTTCATCGACACCATCGACTTCCATCCCGGCACACCGCCCGTCCAGTACGGACGGCTCCTCGGTGGCGCGGTGGAGGGCCGACTGAGCCGGCCACGCGAGGACCGTCCGCACTTCGCCGCGTACGCGGACCTCCTCAACGCGGGAGGCTTCGTCGAGGTCCCCTTCGACAGCACCGGCACCTCCCTCACCGTGTCGGGC
It contains:
- a CDS encoding coiled-coil domain-containing protein, producing MASTKSKSRKSVSRNRSSESTKAAFEDLARKARNKPVVPAKEQEARDAHARDVLADVSNLSAESAVKKVTEAGLTIGKTLAGINEQVIALVEEMKQLDEAIRLKTEELTELHGKDVAASAVDVLVAEYDVRKAQLQEEMELLQKDIEETRERAASEAATEKAAAALARARAEEQYAYDVTVQRKKEQDAFAEGLRVQAATERDRKEKLEKDWAGREEQLKSREKELEDLRKQVSEFPAQLKKEADTAAAIVGNRVKADWELKLTLANKDAETAQKVASMEIASLKETSTKQAQALQVLQTELAEAKRQVQAIAEKALESASGARALAEVQGVIASREFGKAK
- the asnS gene encoding asparagine--tRNA ligase; its protein translation is MQVVSVKQVLAGAVEAGTKVEVRGWVRTRRDSKAGISFVNVSDGSVFDPLQVVAPNSLPNYEKEILRLTAGASVVCRGTLVKSQGKGQAFEVQADEVQVLGLVDDPDTYPIQPKQHTLEFLRDVAHLRVRTNTFSSITRVRHRAAQAVHRFFDQEGFFWVNTPIITASDAEGAGQMFRVSTLDAVNPPRTPEGKIDWHKDFFGKEAYLTVSGQLNVEAYAMAMSKVYTFGPTFRAENSNTTRHLAEFWMIEPEIAFADLNADADLAERFLKYVFKAVLEDCGPDFKFFEERVQKGVTERLEKFIHSSFERIDYTDAIEILKKAKKKFEYAPEWGKDLQTEHERYLSEEHVGRPVVVMNYPEAIKAFYMRINEDGKTVAAMDVLAPGIGEIIGGSQREERLDVLDERMKRFGLEPSHYEWYRDLRRYGTVPHAGFGLGFERLIVYMCGLQNIRDAIPYPRVPGSAQF
- a CDS encoding RCC1 domain-containing protein, with product MSGVLLCLLWWAGCAEPGASSFSGELGTLRAREGASRQGSVLAGRHHTLVLRSDGTVWAWGGNTFGQLGNNSTRPNPMPTRVWRLSSIRAIGVGEQHSLALGGDGTVWAWGWNNNGQLGDGTTTSRSVPTRIPNLTNVIAIAAGFTHSMVLKSDGTVWAWGLNATGQLGDGTTTRRLVPVQVQGLTSAAAIAAGNSHSLALTTDGRLLTWGSNADGQLGTGNQTHRSLPGALVGMTNVSALSGGGSHSMVLKTDGTVWVWGKNDDGQLGLGNTTASLVPVQVPGLTSVAAVVGGGQHSVALKADGTVWAWGSNIRAQLGDGTQTQRLAPFQVPGLTGVLGVSAGGGQHSVAVKASGEVWTWGSNSDGQCGDGTYLMKLVPTLTRGLLERAGASAGEGSSLAIKEDGTAWGWGMNAQSQLGDGTNVSRRLPVRVGTLTQVASVASGAFHSLALKEDGAVFGWGANGWGAVGDGSLVNRTQPVRVGQGTLVASAVAVGAYHSLALGVDGTVFAWGDNSVGQLGDGSDVTPTQTTPTRVPDLDRVVSVAAGLEHSLALKADGTVWVWGRQDTCEDVGGEAVAVRTPRQVPGLTDVVAVGAGLCHSMALRADGTVWAWGSNDQGQLGDGGLTARMTPAQVTGLTGVVSLSVGPRQALVLKQDGGVWGWGSNPLGQLGAGLSAPRLAPALVPALTGVRSLSSGATHTLALKEDGTLWAWGGNGDGQLGIGAVDWQLTPTRSGLVASRGVAAASRHSLVVALDGSVQGTGANDSGQLGDGSLVTRADPVAVTGLTEIRAVAGGPGHTLALKTDGRVYSWGANLEGELGDGTTTPRTQATQLPTLAGVLSIAVGSRHSLALQGDGTVVAWGANLQGQLGDGTTVSRRAPVRVLNLSGVAAIAAGDGFSLALKHDGTVWSWGGNSLGQLGDNSTQRRLEPVAVAGLTGVTAVAAGRTHALALKGDATLWAWGSNTYGELGDNTQTRRLAPVLVNTLAGVTTLSAGEHHSLAVTTGGKVWGWGRNQHAQVGNGVKSNWQKLPVQVPGLTGAVAVSGGGEHSLAVLSDRGVWAWGNSIQGQLGTGMVGFRVAPVQVW
- a CDS encoding CotH kinase family protein, which codes for MVACGGGSPPGPEDQPPDRAPSGDPDAGPSTGEPGPDAGIPDAGGPPPADAGTPDAGPAPTVCAPTAGEAQWVTEGQPVSATVTCSTGHTGPAVRFTVDNLPTGATFDETTATLRWTTGRDQAAVWNLVLRERSTNETGTLKVGVAENNGGPGNVAIVDPSKYTEEYGLPVFHLTYEPPLTSGSYKGAKLVYRGRTYQVEAKYRGATSGAFPKRSFTFKFSDDDLFDETVYGDGFLDKKRVALVTTFNDNSYVRTRLAFDLWSRISPDNIRVRTYSAVLYANNRYLGLYTVADLPHKRLMADHGMDKDSDLFKAVENDANFSRTRRDGTPKASLREGFEKKVGEPEMGQPHAWDTLEAFIGFVADSDDTTFRTQFPQRASLKDYENWWIFNTLIHGTDSHSKNAYHAYDPNTKGPWRFIPWDLDASFGQNFDTTRTSPTTRSNFANTNRIFARLLADPTFSGPMHERYRSLLKNEVKLETVLALIDVYERETSAVAKRDWAKWELEYRALGAPGSVGAGNFPNWYQRTDFNTYEQELEYVRQWVRTRWPALQSQLP